Proteins encoded within one genomic window of Chroicocephalus ridibundus chromosome 7, bChrRid1.1, whole genome shotgun sequence:
- the CHCT1 gene encoding CHD1 helical C-terminal domain containing protein 1, with translation MAKLMGRGDSAPEGSSVVGLEGNSSLRGWRNSELVSKHPGHLGHSSTFWSKHRSVSVFHPYLAQVREWGLCPMEEMGFKKELDRPRARDSSRDSTDSQTTKNDLAGTAKEAAFVTGSESSPPCKTPLICCAEGLDQDTFKICKELLSPFKKSLRKLHLPQHVPTERKLKYTKESLTIIGERIDLFLQQYCRASEVKHWQKRLWRFVSLFSEMDAKQLQKLYTYLKNNQMDKFLQLCCPSENPDSHPGLKEEKMQQLYIIWGLCRDTRDLQEHPGQRPSHHQHTHKVTAQQQHSHSQCHVVTKQEKPFPAQVESPTLGISAKGSAGEDVISGGARGVEQANNGHEPVHTSVLGSCSSCHPLIQTEMAGAPFYCCCRKTLI, from the exons ATGGCAAAACTGATGGGGAGAGGTGACTCTGCCCCAGAGGGCAGCAGTGTTGTGGGACTAGAGGGCAACAGCAGTCTCCGTGGTTGGCGGAACTCAGAACTGGTGTCCAAGCACCCTGGTCACCTTGGTCACTCCAGCACGTTTTGGTCCAAACACAGGTCTGTGTCAGTTTTCCATCCCTACCTGGCACAAGTGAGGGAGTGGGGATTGTGTCCCATGGAGGAGATGGGCTTTAAGAAGGAATTGGACAGACCCAGGGcaagggacagcagcagggacagcacgGACAGCCAG ACCACGAAGAATGATCTGGCTGGCACAGCGAAGGAGGCAGCCTTTGTAACTGGCAGTGAGAGTTCTCCACCATGCAAGACCCCACTCATCTGCTGTGCAGAAGGCCTTGATCAGGACACCTTTAAAATT TGCAAGGAGCTTTTGAGTCCCTTTAAGAAGTCACTTAGGAAACTGCATTTGCCCCAGCACGTCCCCACAGAGAGAAAACTGAAGTACACGAAGGAAAGTTTGACCATAATTGGGGAGCGCATCGATCTGTTTCTTCAGCAGTACTGCAGAGCCTCAGAGGTCAAGCACTGGCAGAA GAGGTTGTGGCGGTTTGTCTCCCTCTTCTCAGAGATGGatgcaaagcagctgcagaagctgtATACGTACCTCAAGAACAACCAAATGGATAAGTTTCTG caattatgcTGTCCTTCAGAAAACCCAGATTCCCATCCAGgactcaaagaagaaaaaatgcagcagctttaCATCATTTGGGGTCTCTGCAGAGATACAAGAGACCTGCAGGAGCACCCAGGTCAAAGACCCAGTCACCACCAACACACCCACAAAGTCaccgcccagcagcagcactcgCATAGCCAGTGTCATGTTGTCACCAAGCAGGAGAAGCCTTTTCCTGCTCAAGTAGAGTCACCTACACTTGGCATTTCTGCAAAAGGATCAGCAGGTGAAGACGTGATCAGTGGTGGAGCTAGAGGAGTTGAGCAG GCAAATAATGGTCATGAG